Proteins encoded within one genomic window of Eurosta solidaginis isolate ZX-2024a chromosome 1, ASM4086904v1, whole genome shotgun sequence:
- the LOC137246387 gene encoding methionine synthase reductase has translation MVCAVESSNWDVEGLNIKDYILENYVPANASECNYTIEFVDDVAEPRRSDKHAQLRCSNLIWPFSRCGNSPTEVPIKAAQLLTKANDERNPKRIIELTIAMEYATDSYQPGDTIAILPSNDTKEIYKLLNHMQLSEKSDNIFQLQLSSKCTKKTLKVPDYIPLYCTPYLLLRDCLNIHAIPKKQFLSALANSCTNAAECAFLKCLSSKEGSGFYSKLVLDLGLTLCELLILCPSCKPTLVQLVEHLPRLLPRPYSIANNPISNEVKIIFSIRSQKPGVTTNMLSTLALRMLNDINVVDLPKIIAFGRQTNQFRFTAKEAGEHNHILIGVGTAISPFLGFLELKTQMIADNTIKSFGKIWLFAGATTERSLPHRERILAYKESNVLQHYFECLSRAPDASYLYIQDQISALGSEFVEFLMQENTVLYTCADGGKISQSIDKAIIECLAQVQKITWDEAKEVTKSLKRNGKYREDVWL, from the exons ATGGTGTGCGCGGTTGAGTCATCTAATTGGGATGTTGAAGGACTTAATATTAAGGACTATATATTGGAAAACTATGTTCCCGCAAATGCATCAGAATGTAATTATACCATTGAATTCGTTGATGATGTAGCTGAACCCAGG CGGTCCGACAAACATGCACAGCTTCGATGCTCAAATCTTATTTGGCCATTTAGCAGATGTGGAAATTCTCCTACAGAAGTTCCCATTAAGGCTGCTCAATTGCTTACAAAAGCAAATGATGAAAGAAATCCGAAACGTATAATCGAATTAACAATAGCTATG GAATATGCAACTGATTCTTATCAACCAGGAGATACGATTGCCATATTACCATCCAATGATACTAAGGAGATATATAAATTACTGAACCACATGCAACTATCTGAAAAATCCGACAATATTTTTCAACTGCAACTTTCATCCAAGTGCACGAAGAAAACTTTAAAAGTTCCAGATTACATTCCTCTCTATTGCACACCATATCTATTGCTGCGCGATTGTCTTAATATACATGCCATACCAAAAAAGCAATTCCTTAGCGCACTTGCCAACAGTTGCACGAATGCAGCTGAATGCGCATTCCTGAAGTGTTTATCTTCAAAAGAGGGGAGCGGTTTCTATAGCAAACTTGTTTTAGATCTCGGACTCACATTATGCGAGTTGTTAATATTATGCCCATCTTGTAAACCAACATTAGTACAACTCGTTGAGCATTTGCCACGTTTGTTGCCACGGCCTTATTCCATAGCTAACAATCCGATCAGCAATGaagtaaaaattatattttccatCCGATCACAAAAGCCTGGAGTTACCACAAATATGCTTAGCACGTTGGCGTTACGAATGCTTAATGATATAAATGTTGTGGATTTGCCCAAAATAATTGCGTTTGGACGACAAACAAATCAATTTCGTTTCACTGCAAAAGAAGCTGGCGAACATAATCATATATTAATTGGTGTTGGTACAGCTATTTCACCATTTTTAGGTTTTTTGGAACTGAAGACACAAATGATTGCCGATAACACAATTAAatcatttggtaaaatttggCTTTTTGCTGGCGCTACTACAGAGAGAAGTCTACCTCATAGAGAACGTATATTGGCGTATAAAGAATCGAATGTGTTACAACATTATTTTGAATGTCTGTCTCGTGCACCGGATGCAAGCTATCTTTATATACAAGATCAAATATCAGCATTGGGATCAGAATTCGTCGAATTTTTAATGCAAGAAAATACTGTTTTGTACACATGTGCTGATGGTGGAAAAATATCACAATCAATTGACAAAGCCATTATTGAATGTTTAGCGCAAGTGCAGAAAATAACGTGGGATGAAGCTAAGGAAGTTACGAAATCTTTAAAAAGGAATGGCAAATATCGCGAGGATGTATGGTTGTAA